The window GACACGAGCGTGCCGCCGTCGCTTTTCCGCGAACGCGTCCAGGCCATCGCCGACCGGCGGGACGCTCCGGCACGGCCCGGGCCCGACGAGACGGAGACGGAGGCGTGGGCGCGGCTGCTGACCGCCGGAGGGCTGTTCGTCGTCGACCATCGCGAGGAGCTCGGCTGGAGCATCGTGCTCGACGCCGACGGCATCCAGGCGCTCTTCACCACCTTCAGCGACTGGTCGGAGGCCGAGGCCGAGCAGGCGGCGGAGGCCGTCCGCGAGCTGGGCGGGACGGTCGTCGAGCGCTACGTGACGCCGCTCATCGTGCTCGCTCCGGCCGGCTGACCGGCCCCGGAGCGGCACCCCTGTCGATCCGCGGTCTTCCCGTTCGACGTCTGGTCAGGAGATCATCCGAGACGAAGGAGGACATGTCATGAGCGAGTTCATCATCCTGATCCAGGGGGACGCGCAGCGCTGGGAGTCGATGAGCGAGGCCGACCGCGCCGAGATCGATGCGGCGCACCGCACGTTCCGGCAGCGCGCGGGGGAGGCGATCCTCGCCTCCGGCGAGCTCCAGGGACCGCGGACTGCGGTGACGCTGCGCGGCGGCGCGGACGGCGAGCCGATCGCGGTCGACGGCCCGTTCACCGAGGCGAAGGAGGTCGTCGGCGGGTTCTACGTGATCGACGTCCCCGACCGGGAGGCGGCCGTCGCGCTCGCCTCGCTGCTCGCGGAGGCCCGGCACGACCACAGCGGGGTGCAGGTGCAGCCGCTCGTCGATCACAGCGCCGAGCAGCGTGCCGAGGCGGAGGCCCGGGAGGCTTCAGCACCGGTCGCCGGGTAGTGGTTCCCCCGGGATGCCGTCCGTTCGCGTCGGGTTGAGACGTATCCGTTCGAAGGATTTCGTTTCCGCGTCGGGGCCGGCATCCCCGGGCCTCGACAACGCTATCGAGCCGCGGGCCGTGTCCCCAATTCGGCGGACAGAAACCGTCAACAGTTGACGGGGTGGACGGCCCGTCTACGACGACGCCGCCCGCCTCCGAGGGGGAGACGGGCGGCGTCGTCGCGTGATCAGTTGAACTTCCTCCGGTACTTCACGATGGCGTACGCGTAGGCGGCGACGAGGATGCCGACCAGCCACGCCAGCGCCACCCAGATGTCCGTGCCCACCGGCTGGCCGGAGAACAGCGCCCGGATCGTGTCGACGATGGAGGTGACGGGCTGGTTCTCCGCGAACCAGGCCACCGGCGCCGGCATCGACTCGGTCGGGACGAAGGCCGAGCTGATGAAGGGCAGGAAGATCAGCGGGTAGCTGAACGCGCTCGCGCCGTCCACCGTCTTCGCCGAGAGCCCCGCGATCACGGCGATCCAGGTCAGTGCCAGCGTGAACAGGATCAGGATGCCCGCGACCGCGAGCCAGGCTCCGACGGAGGCCCCGGTGCGGAACCCCATGATCAGCGCGACGCCGATCACCAGCGCGACCGAGATGACGTTCGCGACGAGCGACGTCAGCACGTGCGCCCAGAGGACGGACGAGCGGGCGATCGGCATCGACTGGAACCGTTCGAAGATGCCGCCCTGCAGGTCGAGGAACAGCCGGTACGCCGTGTAGGCGATCCCCGAGGCGATGGTGATCAGCAGGATGCCCGGCAGCATGTAGTCGATGTACGACTCGCCGGAGCCGATGCGGATCGCGCCGCCGAGCACGTAGACGAACAGCAGCATCAGCGCGATCGGGGTGACCGCGGTGGTGATGATCGTGTCCGGGCTGCGGAGGATGTGGCGCAGCGAACGGCCCGTGAGGGTGCGCGTGTCGCTGAGGACGTAGGTGCTCATCAGAGTTCCTTCCGTGAGGTGCCGGTCTCGTCTCCGACGAGGGCGAGGAAGACCTCCTCGAGGGTGGGCTGCTTCTCGACGTACTCGACCGTGGCCGACGGGAGGAGCTTCTTCAGTTCGGCGAGCGTGCCGTTCTGGATGATGGTGCCCTGGTGCAGGATCGCGATCCGGTCGGCCAGCTGCTCCGCCTCGTCGAGGTACTGCGTGGTGAGGAGCACCGTGGTGCCGCTCCGGGCGAGACCGGTGATGGTCTCCCAGACCTCGATCCTCGCCTGCGGGTCGAGGCCGGTCGTCGGCTCGTCGAGGAACACGATCGGCGGCTCGCCGATCAGGCTCATCGCGATGTCGAGCCGCCGGCGCATGCCGCCGGAGTAGGTTCCGGCTTTGCGGTCGCCCGCCTCGGTGAGCGAGAACCGCTCCAGCATCCGGTCGGCGACGGCGCCCGCGTCGCGCAGGT is drawn from Leifsonia shinshuensis and contains these coding sequences:
- a CDS encoding ABC transporter permease, producing the protein MSTYVLSDTRTLTGRSLRHILRSPDTIITTAVTPIALMLLFVYVLGGAIRIGSGESYIDYMLPGILLITIASGIAYTAYRLFLDLQGGIFERFQSMPIARSSVLWAHVLTSLVANVISVALVIGVALIMGFRTGASVGAWLAVAGILILFTLALTWIAVIAGLSAKTVDGASAFSYPLIFLPFISSAFVPTESMPAPVAWFAENQPVTSIVDTIRALFSGQPVGTDIWVALAWLVGILVAAYAYAIVKYRRKFN
- a CDS encoding YciI family protein yields the protein MSEFIILIQGDAQRWESMSEADRAEIDAAHRTFRQRAGEAILASGELQGPRTAVTLRGGADGEPIAVDGPFTEAKEVVGGFYVIDVPDREAAVALASLLAEARHDHSGVQVQPLVDHSAEQRAEAEAREASAPVAG
- a CDS encoding ATP-binding cassette domain-containing protein codes for the protein MSTATLEPAIRVQGITKSFKDLEVLRGVDFEVAPGTIFALLGSNGAGKTTLVRILATLIAADGGAASVHGFDVASAPADVRRSLSLTGQFAAVDEVLTGRENLILVAKLRHLRDAGAVADRMLERFSLTEAGDRKAGTYSGGMRRRLDIAMSLIGEPPIVFLDEPTTGLDPQARIEVWETITGLARSGTTVLLTTQYLDEAEQLADRIAILHQGTIIQNGTLAELKKLLPSATVEYVEKQPTLEEVFLALVGDETGTSRKEL